The Bos mutus isolate GX-2022 chromosome 7, NWIPB_WYAK_1.1, whole genome shotgun sequence genome window below encodes:
- the LOC102283618 gene encoding olfactory receptor 2L13, with the protein MEKWNQTSNDFILLGLFLPNQTGRLLLLLIILIFFLASVGNSAMIYLIRLDPRLHTPMYFLLSQLSLMDLMYLSTTVPKMVFNFLSGQKGISYLGCGVQSFFFLTMACSEGLLLASMAYDRYVAICHPLHYCICMSKRMCMKMIMGSWILGSLNSLAHTVYALHIPYCQSRAIDHFFCDVPAMLPLACMDTWVYEYMVFVSTSLFLLLPFLGITASYGRVLFAVYCMRSKDGRKKAFTTCSTHLTVVTFYYAPFVYAYLRPRNLRSPAEDKILAVFYTILTPMLNPIIYSLRNKEVLGAMTRMFGIFSFTK; encoded by the coding sequence ATGGAGAAATGGAATCAAACTTCCAATGATTTCATTTTGTTGGGGTTGTTCCTCCCAAATCAAACTGGTCGGCTTCTCCTACTTCTTATCATCCTGATATTCTTTCTAGCCTCTGTGGGTAACTCAGCCATGATTTATCTCATACGTTTGGATCCCCGGCTCCACACACCTATGTACTTTCTCCTCAGCCAGCTCTCCCTCATGGATCTAATGTACCTCTCCACTACCGTCCCCAAGATGGTGTTCAACTTTCTCTCTGGCCAGAAAGGCATCTCCTACCTGGGATGTGGAGTGcaatctttcttcttcctgaccATGGCATGCTCTGAAGGCTTACTCCTGGCCTCAATGGCCTACGATCGTTATGTGGCTATCTGTCACCCCCTGCACTATTGTATCTGCATGAGCAAAAGGATGTGTATGAAGATGATTATGGGATCTTGGATCTTGGGGTCTCTCAACTCCCTGGCACACACAGTCTATGCCCTCCATATTCCTTACTGCCAGTCCAGGGCCATTGATCACTTCTTCTGTGATGTCCCAGCTATGTTGCCTCTGGCCTGTATGGACACCTGGGTCTATGAGTACATGGTTTTTGTGAGCACaagcctctttctcctccttcctttccttggcATCACTGCTTCCTATGGCCGAGTTCTTTTTGCTGTCTACTGTATGCGTtcaaaagatggaagaaaaaaggcCTTCACCACCTGTTCAACACATTTAACTGTAGTGACATTTTACTATGCACCTTTTGTCTACGCTTATCTTCGGCCCAGGAATCTCCGCTCACCAGCAGAAGATAAAATTTTGGCAGTCTTTTACACCATCCTCACTCCCATGCTCAATCCCATTATCTACAGTCTGAGGAATAAGGAAGTCCTGGGGGCCATGACAAGAATGTTTGGGATATTCTCTTTTACAAAGTAA